Part of the Limihaloglobus sulfuriphilus genome is shown below.
TACTGACAATAGACAACTGAAATAACCTCAAAATAATTCAGGCAGGCAGGACAAACTGCTCATAAAGCAATGATCCTTGCCTGCCTATATTTTATCGCTGAATTTGCTGGATTATCTGCGCCGATTTATTTATTCCAGCGTTCCCATAAGAACAAGCTGTGCTTCCTGTTTGAGAGTCAGCACCTCACGAAGCTCCTGCTGTGCAGTTATAAGCTCCTGTTTGGCTTTTTCGCGGGCTTCACGCAGAGCGGTGAGCCCGGCTTTTATCATCTCGGGAGAAACTTTGTCCTTATCAAGCAGCTCACGCAGGTCCTGCTGGGCTTTCTCTACCGCTGTCTGTTCTCTCTGAGAGCGGCTGCCCGCAAATCTCCCGTCCCGGGCAAACATATTCATGCCGCCAAAACGTGCATTGCGAGACAGATTCATGACCTTGCTCAAACGCGGCTCAACCACTTTCCACTCATCGTCGGAGATTTCAAGACGCTCTTTCATCATCTCCGACATACGCTTCTGCATAGCCTCGGGATCAAATCGTCCGCGGCCGCCGCGGTCATCACGGGCCTGGCGCTGCGGCTGACGAGACTGAGACTGATTCTCCTCCTCCGCGGCATACGTCAGCGAAATAAACGTTACAGCCGTCAGTAAAACAACGGCAACAAGTGTCAATACTTTTTTAGCAAACATTTTATATCTCCTTATAAAACAGAGTTTTATATGCAAATACCGCAAACTGACAAACGCCGCCGGTATTGCAATATTAATAATGTAGAGAAAAAACACGAAAACGTTACACAATTCTTTAAAAATTCACATTAAAACAACACATAATACAAGCATTTATGGCAGCCTTGGATTCACCTTGCCGGAAATTTTGTTTTTCGAACTCCATTTGCACCTATAAAATAATTTTAAACTTCACTTGAAAATATTTCGCAATTCGATATATTTCATGTGTAGATATCAAAACATAAAATAAATACCAAGAAAAGGTGAATAAAATGACTGAACTGAAGAAAAACTGTAAATATGCAATGATAGTACCTACCAGCATGGGAACCCGCCTGACCCCCGTTAATCAACAGCCGTTTCACTGCAGCGACACTTTCAAAATGCAGGCCACAAGTGCCGAAAGCAACGTCGCCAGCATATCTTCTTTTCTGGGATTGCCTGTAAAGGTTCTCACCGCCTTTGTTAAAGGCAGTCCGATATCCCACTATATCAAGGATAATATCCGCAGCCGGCGTATGGATTTTGAGGGGCCTGAATTCGATCAGGACAGTCCCTGGGGATACCGCCATCAGATCAACATGGCCGACAGCGGCTGTGGAATGCGCGGCCCGAGGGTACACAATGACCGCGCAGGCGAGGTTGGCAGACTGCTTAGTGTGGAGCATTTCGACCTGGATCGTATATTCGCACAGGACGGCGCACAGATTGTTCACCTCTCTGGACTTATAGCGGCACTCTCGCCCAAGACGGGGCAGTTTTGTCTTGATATCGCCAGGAAGGCAAAGGAAAACGGTTCGTTGATCTCCTTTGACCTGAACCACAGGGCGAGCTTCTGGAAAGGCCGCGAGAGTGAACTGGCAGCCATTTTTGATGAGATTGCCGGCAAATCTGACATTCTCATCGGCAATGAGGAAGATTTCCAGCTCTGCCTTGGCATAGAAGGCCCCAAAGCCGGCGGCGAAGGCCTCGACGAAAAAATTGACAGCTTCAAGGAGA
Proteins encoded:
- a CDS encoding sugar kinase, translating into MTELKKNCKYAMIVPTSMGTRLTPVNQQPFHCSDTFKMQATSAESNVASISSFLGLPVKVLTAFVKGSPISHYIKDNIRSRRMDFEGPEFDQDSPWGYRHQINMADSGCGMRGPRVHNDRAGEVGRLLSVEHFDLDRIFAQDGAQIVHLSGLIAALSPKTGQFCLDIARKAKENGSLISFDLNHRASFWKGRESELAAIFDEIAGKSDILIGNEEDFQLCLGIEGPKAGGEGLDEKIDSFKEMISRVKQNYPDAGIFANTLREVISANQHKWGAIATDGSDWEVIEPRPIGVLDRIGGGDGFVGGLLYGVLKGWDIHNSARFGWATGALATTMLTDYAQPADEEQVWSIWSGNARVKR